The following coding sequences are from one Desulfosporosinus orientis DSM 765 window:
- a CDS encoding ammonium transporter, protein MSALNPGDISFVVICTLIVFLMTPGLALFYGGMVRKRNVLSIMMQSFVAIAVVTVIWVLFGYSLAFGPDHGHLIGGFDWLGLKGVSLSPNPDYAPTIPHLLFFMFQLMFAIITPAVISGATAERLRFKAFVLFVIFWSVFVYIPLAHWVWGVGGWMRNLGVLDFAGGTVVEVASGVSGLVAAYVVGKRLQVGYEWNIPHHMPNVLFGGGLLWFGWFGFNSGGAMGANTVAVLALTTTQIAGATGMIGWALLEWFHRRQITVFGAVSGIISALVAITPAAGYVSTISALLIGFVAGGVCYLAVSVLKAKLGYDDALDVFGIHGIGGTWGTIATGIFADLSLNPQGKNGWINGGGFEPVLIQLLAVAATYLFVGIMTFLILKVIEQITPLRASDEEQVNGLDLTQHREKAYPDFELSENVYI, encoded by the coding sequence ATGTCTGCTTTAAATCCTGGGGATATTTCTTTTGTGGTAATTTGTACTCTTATTGTATTTTTAATGACACCAGGTTTGGCTTTATTCTATGGAGGAATGGTTAGAAAACGTAATGTGCTTTCCATAATGATGCAAAGCTTTGTTGCCATCGCGGTAGTAACCGTAATTTGGGTATTATTTGGATACTCCTTAGCCTTCGGCCCTGATCACGGACATTTAATAGGGGGCTTTGATTGGCTGGGTTTAAAAGGAGTGAGTCTTTCTCCTAATCCTGACTATGCGCCGACGATCCCACATTTATTGTTCTTTATGTTTCAACTGATGTTTGCTATCATTACTCCGGCCGTAATCAGCGGAGCAACTGCTGAAAGACTTCGTTTCAAAGCCTTTGTATTATTCGTGATATTTTGGAGCGTTTTTGTCTATATTCCGCTGGCCCACTGGGTTTGGGGAGTTGGAGGATGGATGCGTAATTTAGGTGTTTTGGATTTTGCAGGAGGTACTGTGGTTGAGGTAGCTTCTGGGGTGTCAGGATTAGTTGCAGCTTATGTGGTAGGAAAACGCCTACAAGTAGGATATGAATGGAATATCCCTCATCATATGCCTAACGTTCTTTTTGGAGGCGGGTTGTTGTGGTTTGGTTGGTTTGGATTTAATTCGGGAGGAGCAATGGGCGCTAATACGGTGGCAGTTCTCGCGCTCACTACAACCCAAATAGCCGGAGCGACAGGCATGATTGGATGGGCGTTGCTTGAGTGGTTCCATCGTCGGCAAATTACGGTTTTTGGGGCAGTCAGTGGAATTATTTCTGCTTTGGTGGCTATTACGCCGGCAGCAGGATATGTCTCAACTATTAGTGCCTTATTAATTGGTTTTGTTGCTGGAGGAGTTTGTTATTTAGCCGTCAGTGTCCTCAAAGCCAAATTAGGATATGACGATGCGTTAGATGTTTTTGGTATACATGGAATAGGAGGAACTTGGGGTACTATTGCAACAGGGATTTTTGCTGACTTGAGTCTTAATCCTCAAGGGAAAAACGGCTGGATCAATGGAGGGGGATTTGAACCTGTTTTGATTCAACTGCTTGCTGTAGCAGCAACTTATTTATTTGTTGGTATTATGACTTTTCTTATTCTAAAAGTTATTGAGCAAATTACTCCTCTAAGGGCAAGCGATGAAGAGCAAGTTAATGGATTAGATTTGACACAACATAGGGAAAAAGCTTATCCGGACTTTGAACTCAGCGAAAATGTCTATATTTAA
- a CDS encoding P-II family nitrogen regulator produces the protein MKKIEAIIRPEKLNEVKLALSDLGVDGMTVSNASGFGKQKGYTQIYRGQEIVSKLLPKIKLEVVIPSGKIDEVIDAIIKTSKTGEFGDGKIFIFDVVDTIRIRTGEHGDAAL, from the coding sequence ATGAAAAAAATTGAGGCAATAATTAGACCGGAAAAACTAAATGAAGTAAAGCTTGCTTTATCTGATCTAGGAGTGGATGGAATGACTGTCTCCAATGCCTCCGGTTTTGGAAAACAAAAGGGGTATACGCAAATTTATCGTGGCCAAGAAATCGTCAGCAAGCTTTTACCTAAAATCAAACTTGAAGTCGTGATTCCCTCTGGAAAGATCGATGAAGTTATTGACGCTATTATTAAAACTTCAAAAACTGGGGAATTCGGAGACGGCAAAATTTTTATCTTTGATGTAGTGGATACAATTCGCATTCGCACAGGTGAACATGGCGATGCTGCACTTTAA
- a CDS encoding peroxiredoxin: MICPNQPAPDFETEACHRGEKVTIKLSDYKNQWVLLFFYASDFTFVUPTELAAVAAQQETFQNLGVQILAISTDSIYSHKIFAETSPSARKIQYPLLSDRSHIITHQYGVLREELGIAFRATFIIGPDHKVKYASLYPPEVGRDISEIVRVIQGLIYEEATGLGVPAYWKPGIAGILKDFKFTGKF; this comes from the coding sequence GTGATTTGTCCAAACCAACCAGCTCCAGATTTTGAAACTGAAGCCTGCCATAGAGGAGAGAAAGTAACCATCAAGCTAAGTGATTATAAGAACCAATGGGTACTCTTATTTTTCTATGCCAGCGACTTCACATTTGTCTGACCGACTGAATTGGCAGCCGTGGCTGCCCAGCAGGAGACGTTTCAAAACCTTGGCGTTCAAATTTTAGCCATCAGTACGGACAGCATCTATTCACACAAAATTTTCGCAGAGACTTCTCCCTCTGCACGAAAAATCCAGTATCCATTATTATCTGATCGCTCTCATATAATAACTCATCAATATGGAGTCCTCCGTGAAGAACTAGGAATTGCCTTTCGTGCAACCTTTATTATTGGTCCAGATCACAAGGTGAAATATGCCAGCCTTTATCCTCCGGAAGTTGGGCGCGACATTTCTGAAATAGTTAGGGTTATTCAAGGACTTATTTATGAAGAAGCAACCGGCTTAGGGGTGCCTGCTTATTGGAAGCCCGGAATAGCAGGCATATTAAAAGATTTTAAATTCACTGGGAAATTCTGA
- a CDS encoding homocysteine biosynthesis protein, whose amino-acid sequence MSVEKTYAEINAKIKAGKAVVVTAEELIALVGEKGLSKAAQEVDVVTTGTFAPMCSSGAFLSFGHTTPRMKMQKVWLNGVPAYTGIAAVDAYIGATEMHEDDPLNTNYPGEFRYGGGHVISDLVARKPVKLKALAYGTDCYPRRNLETSITLDDINEATLFNPRNAYQNYNCAVNLTDRTIYTYMGMIKPHLGNANYSTAGELSPLLKDPYFKTIGVGTKIFLGGGIGYVAWNGTQHFPSMIDVDGKELGSAGGTLAVIGNLKQMSPRWLVGTSYLGYGATLSVGIGIPIPILNEEIAFYAAKKDEELFAPIVDYGEAYPSFTPGNLGYVSYKDLKSGKITVNGKEVPTAPLSSMPRAREIAAELKGWIQKGEFQLTEPVKALPSPADGFIAHSIKED is encoded by the coding sequence ATGAGTGTAGAAAAAACTTACGCAGAGATTAATGCGAAAATCAAAGCTGGCAAAGCTGTTGTAGTGACTGCCGAGGAGCTTATCGCTCTAGTCGGGGAAAAAGGCCTCTCTAAAGCAGCACAAGAAGTAGATGTGGTAACTACAGGTACCTTCGCACCTATGTGTTCATCCGGGGCTTTTTTAAGTTTTGGGCATACAACACCTCGCATGAAAATGCAAAAAGTTTGGTTAAACGGTGTGCCTGCTTATACAGGTATAGCTGCAGTGGATGCTTATATTGGTGCTACGGAAATGCATGAAGATGATCCGTTGAACACTAATTATCCAGGAGAATTTAGATACGGGGGCGGACATGTTATTTCTGACCTTGTAGCCCGTAAACCAGTGAAACTAAAGGCACTGGCCTATGGGACGGACTGTTACCCACGTCGGAATCTTGAAACTTCCATAACACTGGATGACATCAATGAAGCCACACTTTTTAATCCACGTAATGCCTATCAGAATTATAACTGCGCGGTGAATTTAACAGATCGTACGATTTATACGTATATGGGAATGATTAAACCTCATTTAGGCAATGCCAATTATTCTACGGCTGGAGAATTGAGTCCCTTATTAAAAGATCCATATTTTAAAACTATTGGAGTAGGTACTAAAATTTTCCTTGGTGGTGGAATCGGTTATGTTGCTTGGAATGGTACGCAGCATTTTCCTTCAATGATTGATGTCGATGGTAAAGAGTTGGGCAGTGCAGGAGGTACCTTAGCAGTTATAGGGAACTTAAAACAAATGAGTCCGAGATGGCTGGTCGGTACCAGTTATCTTGGTTATGGAGCGACACTGAGTGTTGGGATTGGTATCCCTATTCCAATTTTAAATGAAGAGATTGCTTTCTATGCGGCTAAGAAGGATGAAGAACTGTTTGCTCCTATTGTGGATTATGGGGAAGCTTACCCTTCGTTTACACCGGGTAACTTAGGATACGTTAGTTATAAAGATCTCAAAAGCGGGAAGATCACAGTCAATGGCAAAGAAGTACCCACTGCTCCTTTATCAAGTATGCCAAGGGCACGTGAAATTGCCGCTGAATTAAAAGGCTGGATTCAAAAAGGAGAATTCCAGTTAACAGAGCCGGTCAAGGCTTTGCCCTCACCAGCAGATGGTTTTATAGCTCATAGTATAAAGGAGGATTGA
- a CDS encoding NIL domain-containing protein: MSPKKIVLRFGTDISVKPIVYRLVKDYDLVVNIVKADVNPQKEGTMILEVTGDQSENGLNYLRDLGVSVQALNQEIVRNEDKCVMCGACTGVCPTGALYMERPSMEVRFDGDQCVFCQLCVKVCPMWAMEVRL; the protein is encoded by the coding sequence ATGTCGCCGAAGAAAATCGTGTTGCGTTTTGGGACAGACATATCTGTTAAGCCTATTGTTTATCGTTTGGTTAAGGATTATGATTTAGTGGTTAATATAGTTAAAGCGGACGTCAATCCTCAAAAAGAAGGTACAATGATCTTAGAGGTTACGGGAGATCAAAGTGAAAATGGGCTCAACTATTTACGAGATCTGGGGGTTTCCGTTCAGGCCCTTAATCAGGAAATTGTCCGGAATGAGGATAAATGTGTTATGTGCGGCGCTTGCACGGGAGTTTGTCCCACTGGTGCATTATATATGGAACGTCCGTCTATGGAAGTCCGCTTTGATGGAGATCAATGTGTTTTTTGCCAACTTTGCGTGAAAGTGTGCCCCATGTGGGCCATGGAGGTTCGGCTTTAA
- a CDS encoding UPF0280 family protein has product MDYTERSYRQHHRQEDLVHFQVAVEETDLDIGVRKERFSPELVEWVAETIRVCRKPLEDYVTKNPDFVSALKPYPVLPEAPEIVRRMSEAGRLAGVGPMAAVAGAVAEWVGKSIAKRSRDVIVENGGDIFMRSSRIRKVGIFAGSSPLSSRIAIEVRPNQTPLGICTSSGKVGHSLSFGKADAVVVLSPSVPLADAVATATGNLVQTPNDLEHAIEFASQIQGVTGVLVIKNDRLALWGNVKLLPISF; this is encoded by the coding sequence TTGGATTATACGGAACGTAGTTATAGACAACATCACCGCCAGGAAGATTTAGTCCATTTCCAGGTTGCGGTAGAAGAGACAGACTTAGATATTGGAGTTCGAAAAGAACGGTTTTCCCCGGAACTGGTTGAGTGGGTAGCAGAAACCATTCGAGTTTGCCGTAAACCACTTGAAGATTATGTCACAAAAAATCCTGATTTTGTAAGTGCCTTGAAGCCCTATCCTGTTTTGCCTGAAGCTCCAGAAATCGTTCGCAGGATGTCGGAAGCCGGGCGATTAGCCGGGGTAGGGCCAATGGCGGCAGTGGCAGGAGCAGTGGCAGAGTGGGTCGGCAAATCTATTGCTAAGCGTTCCCGTGATGTAATTGTGGAAAACGGCGGAGATATCTTCATGCGTTCGAGTCGCATTCGTAAAGTTGGAATTTTTGCTGGGAGTTCTCCGTTATCGAGTCGTATTGCTATTGAAGTCAGGCCGAACCAAACTCCGCTGGGAATCTGTACTTCTTCGGGTAAAGTAGGTCATTCCTTGAGTTTTGGAAAAGCGGATGCTGTCGTTGTGCTTTCTCCCTCCGTACCTTTAGCGGATGCAGTAGCAACGGCTACCGGGAATCTTGTTCAGACTCCTAATGATTTAGAACATGCTATTGAGTTTGCTTCTCAAATCCAAGGAGTTACAGGAGTCTTAGTTATTAAGAATGATCGTTTGGCACTCTGGGGAAATGTAAAATTATTGCCCATTAGCTTTTAA
- a CDS encoding CapA family protein — MNAEKPIVPETKRITLVATGDILMHNTQIWSGQQADGSYDFGSFFRDVKSLIDYGDYTSANFEAAMAGAQSGYTGYPKFNSPDEVASTLKDAGYDLIVTANNHILDRGYPGAIRTMNVLRNAGLDIVGTYESQEERDNYLIKELNGVRVGYLAYCYGTNGIPVPKEHPYFFNFINEDTIIKDIHKLKPKVDVLVLVLHWGIEYTTQPTEEQRQLAETLLEAGADVILGSHPHVIQPMEVKKINNQDKFIIYSLGNFIGDQRGVERNSGVILNLTFEKDRLKEKTVLKRVSYTPTYSHRYYENGRLCFRVIDVQATIRKIQEGTDPYLNSSDLAVLKQVLAQTQSQLGKPFNREESRD, encoded by the coding sequence TTGAATGCAGAGAAGCCAATTGTTCCTGAAACTAAAAGAATAACACTAGTGGCCACTGGAGATATTCTCATGCACAATACTCAAATCTGGTCTGGGCAACAAGCAGATGGATCTTACGATTTCGGATCGTTTTTTCGTGACGTTAAATCCTTAATAGACTATGGCGATTATACCTCAGCAAACTTTGAAGCGGCGATGGCAGGGGCCCAATCCGGGTATACAGGATACCCTAAGTTTAATAGTCCGGATGAAGTTGCATCAACACTTAAAGATGCAGGGTATGATCTTATTGTTACGGCTAATAATCATATATTAGATAGAGGTTACCCCGGAGCCATTCGCACCATGAATGTCTTAAGAAATGCCGGGCTGGATATTGTGGGAACGTATGAAAGTCAGGAGGAAAGGGACAATTATTTAATTAAAGAACTGAATGGGGTGCGAGTGGGATATTTAGCCTATTGTTACGGGACAAATGGAATCCCAGTACCCAAAGAGCATCCCTACTTTTTTAATTTTATTAACGAAGACACTATAATCAAGGATATTCATAAATTAAAGCCCAAAGTAGATGTTCTCGTGCTCGTTTTGCATTGGGGTATTGAATATACAACTCAACCGACTGAAGAGCAGCGACAATTGGCCGAAACCTTGCTTGAGGCCGGGGCAGATGTTATTCTTGGCAGCCATCCTCATGTAATTCAGCCGATGGAAGTTAAGAAGATAAACAATCAAGATAAGTTTATAATTTATTCTTTGGGTAATTTTATTGGTGACCAGCGCGGGGTTGAACGAAATAGCGGAGTGATTTTAAATTTAACCTTTGAAAAAGATCGTTTAAAGGAAAAAACTGTCTTGAAGAGAGTATCTTACACTCCCACTTATTCCCACAGATACTACGAAAATGGGCGCCTTTGTTTTCGCGTTATTGATGTTCAAGCAACCATTCGCAAGATTCAGGAGGGCACAGATCCCTATTTGAATAGTTCGGATTTAGCAGTCCTGAAACAGGTTCTGGCCCAGACCCAGAGTCAATTAGGCAAACCATTTAACAGAGAAGAATCGAGGGATTAG
- a CDS encoding DUF6385 domain-containing protein, which yields MRKFMASFNKVSNGNFLVKSGAQAAFPEGWLQIAGNQESSWIFKSELPGVPPCLEISNVTAIRSGIIQSVEASLDVSKSKEWMIVIILKADSPDRKAYLRIFPKSLKGAVCQPWEYCFDSGVAKEQIKQVLGVGPDIQSLRLETGILGPGVLNIYQIIAYKLSPQLTKRRVKKPKPKVCHINSIQSIGEIIKPIQLAAPIPLKLPLGFQGNVNADVRNLSPNRDKVQIYGSHQVPIATSASGRVQVEINGRGFYESLEDVTAGKTMASTITRDISALPRCSFAVWNYGEHLAYVQAELSPDGIHWTEEGEPKEIRLGKLVIVTPKHYLRYTRLTYQAEELTGLRIWVQAQN from the coding sequence ATGAGAAAATTTATGGCGAGTTTTAATAAAGTATCTAACGGCAATTTTTTGGTAAAAAGCGGAGCCCAAGCTGCTTTCCCCGAGGGTTGGCTGCAAATTGCCGGCAATCAAGAGTCTAGTTGGATATTTAAGAGCGAACTGCCGGGGGTCCCTCCCTGCTTGGAGATCAGTAATGTAACCGCCATCCGTTCAGGAATCATTCAGAGTGTTGAAGCATCTCTTGATGTCAGTAAGAGTAAAGAATGGATGATAGTAATTATCCTAAAAGCAGATAGCCCTGATAGAAAGGCATATCTCCGCATTTTCCCTAAGTCTTTAAAAGGAGCTGTATGCCAACCGTGGGAGTATTGTTTTGATTCGGGCGTGGCTAAAGAACAAATAAAGCAAGTTCTCGGAGTTGGTCCGGATATTCAATCCCTCCGCTTAGAAACTGGGATTTTGGGACCGGGAGTTCTCAATATTTATCAAATTATAGCCTATAAGCTTTCTCCGCAGCTTACGAAAAGGCGAGTTAAAAAACCTAAGCCTAAGGTTTGCCATATCAATTCTATACAATCAATCGGAGAGATCATTAAACCTATTCAGCTTGCAGCACCGATTCCGCTGAAACTTCCTTTAGGTTTTCAAGGAAATGTTAATGCAGATGTAAGAAATCTTAGCCCAAATCGAGATAAAGTACAAATCTACGGCAGTCACCAAGTGCCTATTGCGACGTCCGCGAGCGGTCGAGTTCAAGTGGAAATAAACGGACGAGGTTTTTATGAAAGTCTTGAAGATGTTACAGCGGGAAAAACCATGGCTAGTACGATTACTAGAGATATTTCGGCTTTGCCCCGTTGCTCTTTTGCAGTGTGGAATTACGGGGAACATCTGGCCTATGTGCAAGCCGAGCTTAGTCCTGATGGGATTCACTGGACTGAAGAAGGGGAGCCTAAAGAGATTCGCCTTGGAAAGTTAGTAATTGTTACACCAAAACATTATCTGCGTTACACCAGACTAACCTACCAAGCAGAAGAGTTAACGGGGTTAAGAATTTGGGTTCAAGCTCAAAATTAA
- a CDS encoding DUF6385 domain-containing protein produces MTDTNQVYNSHFRLWQENNQNFPDGWAKIGGDPSTEWIWSGVTGGPKSIKIIHPSGPRAGIILENNVVIPAGENQRWEFRAILEAEPAGVTCYIKVYLGVVSQYLSLVRPGSQPEEISRIISTPIGVTGLRVEVGILGEGIVTIYEIEGRRLYPKQELRLDEKGQLYVRHVDSIGKIQTPVSVRVESPLPIPVDVKTPVKAELRDLTPARDGIKIYSSNGNSIESTLDGLLQVKMSGRTFRQSVETVTSSHDSRATKLNDVSQLSVFSYAIFNMGMEVVRVQLQISPDGAVWTSDDSECDVLPGALAVITPNRFLRFVRLIYYSQSNNPLTIWFQAQT; encoded by the coding sequence ATGACTGATACGAATCAAGTTTATAATAGTCATTTCCGATTGTGGCAAGAAAATAATCAGAATTTTCCAGATGGTTGGGCCAAAATTGGCGGAGATCCTTCTACTGAGTGGATATGGTCAGGTGTAACCGGTGGTCCGAAGAGCATTAAGATTATCCATCCATCAGGTCCAAGAGCAGGTATCATCCTAGAAAATAATGTTGTCATACCAGCCGGAGAGAATCAGCGATGGGAATTCCGAGCGATTTTAGAAGCAGAGCCGGCAGGTGTAACTTGCTATATTAAAGTTTATCTTGGTGTGGTGAGTCAATATTTATCGCTAGTTCGGCCAGGTTCTCAACCTGAAGAAATAAGCCGAATTATATCTACACCTATTGGTGTAACGGGACTTAGGGTTGAGGTTGGAATTCTTGGTGAGGGTATCGTAACGATTTATGAGATTGAAGGCAGAAGACTCTATCCTAAGCAAGAGTTGAGGCTTGACGAGAAAGGACAGTTATATGTTCGGCACGTTGATTCTATAGGAAAGATTCAAACACCTGTTTCAGTCAGGGTAGAAAGCCCTTTGCCTATACCCGTTGATGTAAAAACCCCTGTAAAAGCTGAATTGCGGGATTTGACGCCTGCCCGTGACGGAATAAAAATTTATAGCAGTAATGGAAACTCCATAGAATCAACTCTTGATGGTTTACTTCAAGTTAAGATGTCTGGAAGAACTTTTCGGCAAAGTGTTGAAACAGTGACCTCCTCACATGACTCACGAGCAACAAAACTAAACGATGTTTCACAGCTAAGTGTTTTTTCCTATGCAATTTTTAATATGGGAATGGAAGTTGTCAGAGTTCAGTTACAAATAAGCCCGGACGGAGCAGTCTGGACATCGGATGATTCAGAATGTGACGTTTTGCCGGGAGCTCTTGCGGTTATTACTCCGAACCGCTTTCTTCGTTTTGTTCGTCTTATCTATTATTCTCAATCCAATAACCCACTGACTATCTGGTTTCAAGCACAGACATAG
- a CDS encoding glycosyltransferase translates to MNYRVLLASPVKQQERILTEFLESILNLEKNQVALDFIFIDDHNDHTLLSHFALEQPNVRILPGDVKGTYKCDESTHHWRDELIWKVADYKNRFINIALEEGYDYLFLVDSDLYLAPKTLIHLLSLEKDIVSEVFWTKWKPDLIPLPQVWVKDQYTLYESENGDSLTENQITNRTQEFLKMLSRPGTYKVGGLGACTLISRKALMRGVSFSKLYNLGFSGEDRHFCIRAAALGLELYADTHYPPFHIYRTSQLDKLQVYKNKSAKVLSNSPQSLSESILNPGSITLGMLVRNEAHRHLERVLKQATEYIDQAVILDDASTDNTIEMCREILQGIPLTLRSNRKPTFHDEILLRKQLWEMAVSTQSEWIIIFDADEMFEENGPKQLRDLLIRSPDIDFISFRLYDLWTENHYREDPYWQAHKWYRPFVVRNIPGFQGKWRETPQHCGRFPHNITELRGGTSLLRIKHLGWIRAQDRIAKYYRYKQLDPNGKYGNLEQYHSILDPSPNLIRWE, encoded by the coding sequence ATGAACTATCGTGTTCTCTTGGCGAGTCCTGTGAAACAGCAAGAACGAATTCTTACGGAATTTCTAGAGTCAATCCTTAACTTAGAAAAAAACCAAGTTGCTCTTGATTTTATATTTATTGATGATCATAACGATCACACCTTGCTTTCTCACTTCGCTCTTGAGCAGCCTAATGTACGAATTCTCCCCGGTGATGTCAAGGGAACCTACAAATGTGACGAATCAACTCACCATTGGAGGGATGAACTGATTTGGAAGGTAGCTGATTATAAAAATAGATTCATCAATATTGCCCTCGAAGAAGGCTATGATTACCTTTTTCTCGTTGATTCCGATCTCTATCTGGCACCTAAAACCCTGATCCATTTGCTTTCCCTAGAAAAGGATATAGTCTCCGAAGTTTTTTGGACCAAATGGAAACCTGATTTGATTCCCCTCCCACAAGTATGGGTGAAGGATCAATACACTCTCTATGAATCAGAAAATGGTGACTCTCTCACTGAGAATCAAATAACTAATAGAACCCAAGAATTTCTTAAAATGCTTTCCCGTCCCGGCACCTACAAGGTAGGAGGTTTAGGAGCTTGCACTTTGATCAGCCGAAAAGCCCTTATGCGAGGTGTGTCTTTCAGCAAATTATACAACTTAGGGTTTTCTGGAGAAGACCGTCACTTCTGCATACGAGCAGCTGCCCTAGGGTTGGAACTCTATGCCGATACCCACTATCCTCCATTTCATATTTATCGAACATCTCAACTGGATAAACTACAGGTGTATAAAAACAAGTCCGCCAAAGTTCTTAGTAATTCACCTCAATCTCTCTCCGAATCAATTCTTAATCCAGGAAGCATTACTTTAGGGATGCTTGTCCGCAATGAAGCCCACCGCCACTTAGAACGAGTATTAAAACAAGCTACTGAATACATTGACCAGGCTGTAATATTAGATGATGCCAGTACCGACAATACCATAGAAATGTGCCGGGAAATCCTGCAGGGAATTCCCTTAACACTTCGTTCTAATAGAAAGCCTACGTTCCATGATGAGATCCTCCTTCGAAAGCAGTTATGGGAAATGGCTGTTAGTACTCAATCAGAATGGATTATTATTTTTGATGCTGATGAAATGTTCGAAGAAAACGGCCCAAAGCAATTGCGTGATTTATTAATCCGATCTCCAGACATTGATTTCATAAGCTTCCGTCTCTATGATCTCTGGACAGAGAATCATTACCGTGAAGATCCTTATTGGCAGGCCCACAAATGGTATCGTCCTTTTGTGGTTCGCAATATTCCGGGTTTTCAAGGAAAATGGCGGGAAACCCCCCAGCATTGTGGGAGGTTTCCCCATAATATCACAGAGCTGCGCGGGGGGACCAGCCTCCTGCGCATCAAACACCTCGGTTGGATCCGTGCCCAAGACCGCATAGCCAAGTACTACCGTTATAAACAGCTTGATCCTAACGGAAAGTATGGCAACTTAGAACAGTATCATTCAATTCTAGATCCCAGTCCCAATTTAATCCGTTGGGAATAA
- a CDS encoding glycosyltransferase family 2 protein — MDTKETVCLCMIVKDEEECILSAINSALDLIDELIVIDTGSSDCTPQLALEAGAKLFPFRWAEDFSLARNFALKQASSDWILILDADEVLDTINSKTFCSLLSNREVEGYFIRIKSILDSTMRVSNDEVVRLFRNKQDYRFEGAIHEQIAPSILRTNQGRGLASSPITISHYGYLKEHLDSKDKFLRNTAILKQELRQNPDNPFWHYCLGLEYYQQSFVYEGLNHLNNALKRMTGQEGYFEDVLLNTALGYLHLGENRTIISFITKALSMYPNQGDFYYLLGLAHLQESHYSQGVMNLEKSLSVGSMTLATHGQINCLLGDTHQSSGDFPRAHDFYQRALASAPASIYPLRQFVSLIQKGYPIETFLKQILMLESWPSEALWRELLTKHRNSDLKFCLLFLLLTLYRTINATTLCRKELLNILLQLPDSSKKTLHQFHSDSEVKLGGIYLMLALKEIQFRMILLVNDLDNDYFKGIESLSSLTQIGIHVLSYLSDTSLDSIIP, encoded by the coding sequence ATGGATACTAAAGAGACTGTATGCCTATGCATGATTGTTAAGGATGAAGAAGAGTGTATACTGTCAGCTATCAACAGTGCCTTAGATCTAATCGACGAACTTATTGTCATTGATACAGGAAGTTCGGATTGTACTCCTCAATTAGCTCTTGAAGCAGGTGCCAAGCTATTTCCTTTTCGGTGGGCAGAAGACTTCTCACTAGCCCGAAACTTTGCCCTAAAACAAGCTTCTTCCGATTGGATTCTTATCCTGGATGCCGATGAGGTTCTCGACACAATCAACTCTAAAACCTTCTGCTCCTTATTGAGCAACCGTGAAGTTGAAGGCTATTTTATCCGAATCAAAAGTATCCTCGACTCAACAATGCGTGTGTCTAACGATGAGGTTGTCCGGCTCTTTCGAAATAAGCAAGATTATCGATTTGAAGGAGCCATTCATGAACAAATAGCTCCTTCAATTCTTAGAACCAATCAAGGCAGAGGACTAGCGTCTTCACCTATCACAATTTCTCATTATGGTTACCTAAAAGAACACCTTGACTCTAAAGATAAATTTCTGAGAAACACCGCTATTCTTAAACAGGAACTCCGGCAAAACCCTGACAATCCCTTTTGGCACTATTGCCTCGGCTTGGAGTACTATCAGCAAAGTTTTGTTTATGAAGGCCTCAATCATCTAAATAATGCCTTAAAACGTATGACTGGGCAAGAAGGGTACTTCGAAGATGTACTTCTTAATACTGCTCTTGGTTATCTTCATCTGGGAGAAAACAGAACCATAATCAGCTTTATAACAAAGGCTTTGAGCATGTATCCAAATCAAGGGGATTTTTATTACCTCCTGGGACTGGCTCATCTTCAAGAATCTCATTACTCTCAGGGGGTTATGAACCTAGAAAAGTCCCTAAGTGTAGGATCAATGACTCTTGCCACTCATGGCCAAATAAATTGCCTTCTTGGTGATACTCATCAGTCCTCTGGGGATTTCCCAAGAGCCCATGATTTTTATCAGCGGGCTTTAGCTTCCGCTCCTGCTTCTATCTATCCTTTACGTCAGTTTGTTAGCTTAATTCAAAAGGGCTACCCTATTGAAACCTTTTTGAAACAAATATTAATGCTTGAAAGCTGGCCATCCGAAGCATTATGGCGTGAGCTGCTCACAAAGCATCGAAACTCAGATTTAAAATTCTGCCTCCTTTTCCTTCTCTTAACTCTCTACCGAACTATCAATGCCACTACTCTCTGTCGCAAAGAGCTATTGAACATCCTTCTCCAGCTTCCTGATTCTTCCAAAAAAACTTTGCATCAATTCCATTCAGACAGCGAGGTAAAGCTTGGCGGTATATACTTGATGCTTGCGCTTAAAGAAATTCAATTTAGAATGATACTTTTAGTAAATGACTTAGATAATGATTATTTCAAAGGTATAGAAAGCCTATCCAGCCTTACCCAAATAGGAATTCATGTACTTTCATATCTATCAGATACATCATTGGATTCGATAATTCCATAA